Part of the Ignavibacteriales bacterium genome is shown below.
GGATATATCAAAATATTCACCAAGAAAATAACTCTTCGTAATGGAAGAGTTATATATGCTGGAGAATGTGGGCTTAAGGCCTTCTGTATCTGGGTTAAATCCAAATAATGAAAAAGCCGGTCTTTGGACCGGCTTTAATATTTCAATCATACCAAATTAATTTTTGAAGCAATAAATACTCTCATAGACTTATAGCATTTTACTGGGGTATTCTGGAAGAGTATTTGGATAAAAGCCTTTTGATTTGATTGTGGCAGATTGTAAGACGAAGAATATAAAAACACTCTGACAAGCATCTCTTCACTGAATGATCAAAGCATTAGTTTTCAATTAAAGAATGACTTTGTTGAATGTGGGAGATTCCGTTGTATTGGTAATAAGTTCGGAAAAGATTTTGATGTTATATTGATGCAAAAAAATATTTAATATATAATAGACAGATTAAAAATTTCCCCCCATTTTTTTGTGGTGTTCATCTAAAGTGCTGATGATAAATTATCCGAAAGAAGTACTTTGTCTTTAGTCGAAATTCAATTTTATGTTTACAATTTCTGGTCGGTTTCCCAATCGTATTGGTGGTCCCCATCCGCCAAAACCGCTTGAAACATAAAAGTGCGTATTCCCTTTTTTCTTATAACCCCAGCTAACCTCATAAACCATTTCGGTAATATAGTTGAATGGCCAAAGCTGTCCGTGGTGTGTATGTCCGGATATTTGTAAATCCACTCCATTCTCAACTGCTTCATTCAATCCAAACGGTTGATGATCCATCATAACAACTGGAAGGGTTTTGTCTACGCCCAACATAATTTCTTTTAATTCTTTCCTTTTCTTATGGGCAAATTGATTAATGCTTCTGTCTTCTCTTCCAACCAAATAAAAGCTGTTGTTAATCTTAACCGAAGTATCGCGCAGCATTTTTATTCCATGCTCACCAAGATATTTTACTGCGGCTTCAACTCCGCCAATGTATTCATGATTTCCGGTAATTGCATAAACTCCGTGTTGGGCTTTAATATTTCGCAATGTATCTCCAAGATCTTCCTTTATAACCGGCGCAAGATCTTCATCAATTATATCACCGGCAAGCAACACAATATCTGGCTTTAAGGAATTGATTGTATTTACAAGAAAACTCAGGCGCGATTTACCAATTATTGTCCCAAGATGAATATCAGAAGCAACAACAACGTTCCAGCTTGTTTGTGAATTAACTTTCTTTGGAATATTTATCTCCAGTGTTTTAATGCGGGGATTAAGAGCATTTATCCTTCCGGCAATTAACGCCAAGAAAGAAATTGAAACAAGGATTATCGCTATAACCTGTTTTGTTTTTGCGTAATCTTTAAATATAAATTGAGGAAAAATTCCTGTTAGATAATTGATCAGTCGGAGGATATCTATCAGCAAAACACCAAGTAAAAGATAAACCATTATTGCAAGCCAGAATGATCCGATCCAAACAAAGACATCACTAAATGTAGAGAGCGCGAAATTTTCTATAACTCTTCCTGCAAGGTAAGAAAGCGCTAGAAACAAAAAGAGGATCAGGTAATAAGTCCTGATTGGTGAGTCTTTTGGAATTGCCTGCCATCCGCGGATGAAGATGTAATAATTAACCGATCCATAAATGAGAAGCACAATAGAAAAAAAGATTATAAAGTTTTTCATTTTATTTTGGAAGTTTTCTTGTTGACAACATAGTTTAGCTAAAAGAGGTTTCAGAGCGTTTAATAAATCTCTTTTTATAATCTAATTCAAAATTAACCCCTCCATGTAAATAATTCAAATTTCAATCGGCAGATACAGTTTTAATTAAGGTAAACCGATCAGCTTTTCTGGTAAATCAATCTAAAAGAAGAAACCAAAATCAATTTCAGGTTGTCAACAGTATATAAAAATTCCATTTCTTTTACAGAATTAATAAAATTTAGGATATAGAGGTTCGAAATGAAAAAGATATTTTATGCGTTTGTTATTTTATTTATGTCAATAAGTTTTTGGCAATGTAGCTCTACAAAAGATTTAGCAAGTATCTGGAATGATAAGAAGATAACCATTGATGGAAACCAGGAAGATTGGCAGAACAAACTAAATTATAATACTGATGAAAATATTGCCTATGGATTTTGTAATGACGATGAAAATTTGTATTTGTGTATAACAACCGGAGAAAGAGCCCGGATGTTTCAGATAATAAGATCCGGGTTTACAATATGGTTTGAAACAATCGGTACTGATGGCAAGACAATCGGAATCAAATATCCAATCGGAGAATCAGCGTTTAATCGTGATGAGTCGATGAATATTAATCGGGAT
Proteins encoded:
- a CDS encoding metallophosphoesterase produces the protein MKNFIIFFSIVLLIYGSVNYYIFIRGWQAIPKDSPIRTYYLILFLFLALSYLAGRVIENFALSTFSDVFVWIGSFWLAIMVYLLLGVLLIDILRLINYLTGIFPQFIFKDYAKTKQVIAIILVSISFLALIAGRINALNPRIKTLEINIPKKVNSQTSWNVVVASDIHLGTIIGKSRLSFLVNTINSLKPDIVLLAGDIIDEDLAPVIKEDLGDTLRNIKAQHGVYAITGNHEYIGGVEAAVKYLGEHGIKMLRDTSVKINNSFYLVGREDRSINQFAHKKRKELKEIMLGVDKTLPVVMMDHQPFGLNEAVENGVDLQISGHTHHGQLWPFNYITEMVYEVSWGYKKKGNTHFYVSSGFGGWGPPIRLGNRPEIVNIKLNFD